Proteins from one Malassezia vespertilionis chromosome 2, complete sequence genomic window:
- the IRC5 gene encoding Putative ATPase (COG:A; EggNog:ENOG503NX78), which translates to MAMPEKEAVRMQQLEFLLQRSGIYSRVMGDKLERGAAGPAAKRRRTETGVGGLASISRREQPSLLSGTRLKAYQMDGLIWLSSLFENGLNGILADEMGLGKTVQTIAFLTHLYEQGIHGPFLITAPLSTMSNWADEFARFAPAIPTLLYHGTKEERRLLQKSITANASVVITSFDIILRDRAFLGKPEWKFLVIDEGHRLKNLNSRLLRELKQFKTSNRLILTGTPLHNNLAELWALLNFVLPAIFDDLATFEEWFNVGAADQGDKKSVTSSFATWTTETATRVVKQLHDILKPFLLRRVKAEVEQGIPPKKEYLLYTPLSATQAAMYNHTARGTIRAWLVEHMSGLTHSQIAALRKASSKKAPREAKAWQALQDAERRVRAMRHENIPMHLRKICCHPYLMDWPTAGDSDTLRVDKHICLLSGKMCMLERILKALFAHGHRVLVFSQFTTMLDILELWATDLHHWTPYRIDGSTPQAQRASQVKEFNEHPEKGRLFLLSTRASGLGINLVGADTVVFYDSDWNPQVDLQAQDRVHRIGQTKPVLVFRLVAAGTIEQKMLRKADAKRILEAVVIQQGKFRNPITHAALEAGEEKQDPDALLRELEKTTVCGYSSNDDAALISDTDLDRLLDRSAEAYARHTGWQSTDGVAQGSGTLTNSNTALFEVTETSAEHANPALARLFSSDVDASIAAST; encoded by the exons ATGGCCATGCCAGAAAAAGAAGCTGTG CGaatgcagcagctcgagtTCCTGCTCCAGCGCTCGGGCATCTACTCGCGCGTGATGGGCGACAAGCTAGAGCGTGGTGCTGCGGGACCTGCGGCGAAGCGGCGTCGCACCGAGACCGGCGTCGGCGGCCTTGCGTCCATCTCTCGGCGGGAGCAGCCATCCTTGCTCTCCGGCACAAGACTGAAAGCGTACCAGATGGACGGGCTTATTTGGCTCTCGAGCTTGTTTGAAAATGGCCTGAATGGGATTTTGGCCGACGAGATGGGGCTTGG CAAAACTGTGCAGACGATTGCATTCCTGACACACTTGTATGAGCAAGGAATTCATGGCCCGTTTCTCATtacagcgccgctttcgaCCATGTCGAACTGGGCGGACGAATTTGCCAG ATTCGCGCCCGCCATTCCCACACTCTTATACCACGGCACAAAAGAGGAGCGACGTTTGCTACAAAAAAGCATTACAGCCAACGCGTCTGTTGTAATTACTAGCTTTGACATAATTTTGCGTGACCGCGCGTTCCTTGGCAAGCCAGAGTGGAAGTTTTTGGTGATCGATGAGGGCCACCGCCTAAAGAACCTCAACAGCCGCCTACTTCGTGAGCTCAAGCAATTCAAGACGAGTAATCGGTTGATCCTGACGGgtacgccgctgcacaatAATCTTGCAGAGCTCTGGGCACTGCTAAACTTTGTGCTTCCTGCCATTTTTGACGACCTGGCCACGTTTGAAGAATGGTTCAACGTTGGCGCTGCCGACCAAGGCGATAAGAAGTCAGTCACCAGTTCTTTTGCTACGTGGACAACTGAGACAGCAACTCGTGTTGTgaagcagctgcacgaTATCCTAAAACCATTCTTGCTCCGGAGAGTCAAGGCCGAAGTCGAGCAAGGTATACCGCCTAAGAAAGAGTACCTGTTATACACGCCATTATCAGCGACACAGGCGGCCATGTACAACCATACAGCGCGTGGAACTATACGTGCTTGGCTTGTTGAACACATGTCTGGCCTCACGCATTCTCAGATcgcagcactgcgcaaaGCGTCGTCGAAAAAAGCGCCCCGCGAAGCCAAAGCGTggcaggcgctgcaagatgCTGAacggcgcgtgcgagcaATGCGCCATGAAAATATACCCATGCATCTGCGCAAAATTTGCTGTCACCCCTACCTGATGGACTGGCCCACAGCCGGCGATTCGGATACGCTACGCGTGGACAAGCACATTTGCCTACTGAGCGGGAAAATGTGCATGCTTGAGCGTATTCTCAAGGCACTATTTGCGCACGGGCACCGTGTGCTTGTTTTCTCGCAGTTCACTACGATGCTCGATATCTTGGAGCTTTGGGCTACCGATCTGCATCACTGGACTCCGTACCGGATCGATGGCAGTActccgcaagcgcagcgcgcatccCAGGTAAAGGAATTTAATGAGCATCCAGAAAAAGGGCGTTTGTTTCTTTTGAGTACGCGTGCAAGTGGACTAGGCATCAACTTGGTCGGCGCGGATACGGTTGTGTTCTACGATAGCGATTGG AACCCACAGGTGGATTTGCAAGCACAGGACCGGGTGCATCGCATTGGTCAAACCAAGCCAGTGCTTGTTTTTCGCCTTGTTGCTGCAGGCACGATTGAACAAAAGATGCTCCGCAAAGCAGATGCGAAACGCATTCTCGAAGCGGTGGTGATACAACAAGGCAAATTCCGCAATCCCATTACACACGCCGCGTTGGAAGCTGGGGAAGAAAAGCAAGATCCTGATGCACTACTACGGGAACTGGAGAAAACTACCGTATGCGGATACTCATCGAacgacgatgcagcgctgaTCTCGGATACCGACTTGGACCGCCTCTTGgaccgcagcgccgaggcaTACGCACGCCATACTGGTTGGCAGTCTACGGACGGTGTAGCGCAAGGATCCGGAACGCTCACGAACTCCAACACTGCTTTGTTCGAGGTGACAGAAACCAGTGCAGAGCACGCGAATCCTGCGCTAGCGCGTCTCTTTTCGAGCGACGTGGATGCTTCCATTGCGGCGTCCACATGA
- the RAD3 gene encoding DNA helicase (COG:L; BUSCO:EOG09260ZWU; EggNog:ENOG503NTYR) yields MKFYIDDLPVLFPYPKIYPEQYAYMVDLKRTLDVKGHGVLEMPSGTGKTISLLSLIVSYQRFYPGRRKLVYCSRTVPEIEKALAELKQLMLYRAQYVDSYDNVNGQEALMEVDGDERKPMEDILALGLSSRKNMCVNPIVSHHRKGAVVDAMCRDMTSPWATQKGRENPGSVVLCDFHEELGKLDPSHLVPNGVWTIEEVKEYAESKGICPYFAVRRMMPFCDIIIYSFHYLLDPKVAEQVSKEMSKDSIVVFDEAHNIDNVCIESLSIDLTRPMLDNAYRCVNSLADKVDEVKKADSVKLQEEYTRLVEGLEQQNEAQEAETFMANPVLPWDLLQEAVPGNIRRAEHFVAFLRRFIEYLKTRMRVLHVVAETPPSFLQHLKEITFIERKPLRFCAERLRMLVQTLELTRLDEYVALQKVAMFATLVSTYDKGFLLILEPFETEHATVPNPVFHFACLDASLAIAPVFERFASVIITSGTISPLDMYPKMLKFDPVVQESYTMTLTRQCFLPLVITRGSDQVAISSRFEVRNDLSVVRNYGSILIEYAKIVPDGIVAFFPSYLYMESIVAAWHDMGILDQVWKHKLVFVETPDAPETSIALENFRRACDNGRGAILLSVARGKVSEGIDFDHNYGRAVIMFGVPYQYTESRILKARLEFLRDNFRIKENDFLTFDAMRHAAQCVGRVLRGKSDYGLMVFADKRFARADKRAKLPKWIAQYIQTVFSNMSMDMAIVESKRFMRAMGQPIPEGKNGISLWDLEDIERRQNKERLALERLMQEDADAWVEQHAKDDPHTVSIQEIGLGEALGTDQTAAA; encoded by the exons ATGAAGTTTTACATTGATGATTTACCGGTGCTCTTCCCGTACCCCAAGATCTATCCTGAACAATATGCGTACATGGTAGATTTAAAAAGGACGCTTGACGTTAAAGGACACGGCGTGCTGGAGATGCCATCCGGTACGGGAAAGACCATTTCGCTGCTGAGTCTTATTGTGAGCTATCAACGC TTTTATCCCGGACGGCGAAAGCTTGTGTACTGTTCACGGACTGTCCCAGAAATTGAAAAAGCGCTTGCTGAGCTCAAGCAGCTCATGCTGTACCGAGCACAGTACGTGGATTCGTACGACAATGTGAACGGCCAAGAAGCGCTAATGGAAGTGGATGGCGATGAGCGCAAACCGATGGAAGATATCTTGGCACTCGGGCTAAGTAGTCGAAAGAATATGTGCGTCAATCCCATCGTGAGCCACCACCGAAAAGGCGCGGTGGTCGACGCCATGTGCCGCGATATGACAAGCCCATGGGCCACACAAAAAGGGCGCGAGAACCCTGGCAGTGTGGTTTTATGCGATTTCCACGAAGAGCTGGGCAAGCTGGATCCTAGCCACTTGGTCCCCAACGGCGTTTGGACGATCGAGGAGGTGAAGGAGTACGCAGAGTCGAAAGGAATCTGCCCCTACTTTGCCGTGCGTCGCATGATGCCGTTCTGTGATATCATTATCTACAGTTTTCACTACCTTTTAGACCCAAAAGTCGCCGAGCAGGTGAGCAAGGAGATGAGCAAAGACAGCATTGTCGTGttcgacgaggcgcacaaCATTGATAACGTGTGTATCGAATCGCTGAGCATCGACCTGACGCGTCCAATGCTCGATAATGCGTATCGATGTGTCAACAGCCTTGCAGACAAGGTCGATGAAGTAAAGAAAGCCGACTCGGTCAAACTGCAGGAGGAATATACCCGACTCGTCGAAGgcctcgagcagcaaaACGAGGCACAGGAAGCGGAAACATTTATGGCGAACCCTGTCCTTCCTTGGGATTTACTTCAAGAAGCGGTCCCTGGCAACATCCGCAGGGCCGAACACTTTGTTGcattcctgcgccgctttaTCGAGTACCTCAAAACAAGAATGCGTGTTTTGCACGTCGTCGCAGAAACTCCGCCGAGCTTTTTGCAGCATCTCAAGGAAATTACGTTTATCGAGCGAAAGCCGCTGCGGTTTTGTGCGGAACGCCTTCGCATGCTGGTGCAAACGCTGGAACTAACGCGGCTGGATGAGTACGTTGCGCTCCAAAAGGTCGCTATGTTTGCGACGCTTGTCTCGACGTACGACAAGGGGTTCCTACTGATTTTGGAACCATTCGAGACGGAGCATGCAACAGTACCGAATCCTGTGTTCCACTTTGCGTGCCTCGACGCAAGCTTGGCGATTGCGCCCGTGTTTGAGCGCTTTGCAAGCGTGATTATCACGAGTGGGACCATTAGTCCGCTGGACATGTACCCGAAAATGCTAAAATTTGACCCTGTGGTGCAGGAGAGCTATACCATGACACTGACACGCCAATGTTTTTTGCCGCTCGTCATCACGCGCGGAAGCGACCAAGTGGCGATCAGCTCGCGTTTCGAGGTAAGGAACGATCTCTCTGTGGTGCGCAACTACGGCAGCATCCTGATCGAATATGCGAAAATCGTGCCCGACGGGATCGTCGCATTTTTCCCATCATACCTGTACATGGAAAGCATTGTCGCCGCATGGCACGACATGGGCATTCTCGACCAAGTCTGGAAACACAAACTTGTGTTTGTGGAAACGCCAGATGCGCCAGAAACCAGCATTGCGCTGGAAAAtttccggcgcgcttgtgacaatggacgcggcgcgattCTCTTGTCTGTCGCACGCGGCAAAGTATCGGAAGGAATTGACTTTGACCACAATTACGGACGTGCCGTAATTATGTTTGGCGTGCCGTATCAGTACACCGAGTCGCGCATTCtcaaggcgcgcttggaaTTTCTGCGCGACAATTTCCGCATCAAGGAGAATGATTTCCTCACTTTCGACGCCATGCGGCACGCGGCACAATGTGTCGGGCGTGTTTTGCGTGGCAAATCAGACTATGGACTCATGGTCTTTGCTGACAAgcgttttgcgcgcgcagacaagcgcgccaagcttcCGAAATGGATTGCGCAGTACATCCAGACCGTGTTCAGTAACATGTCCATGGATATGGCGATTGTGGAGAGCAAGCGGTTTATGCGGGCGATGGGCCAGCCGATCCCGGAAG GAAAGAATGGGATCAGTCTATGGGATCTCGAGGACAttgagcgccgccaaaACAAAGAGCGCTTGGCATTGGAGCGACTCATGCAGGAAGACGCCGATGCATGGGTCGAACAGCACGCAAAGGATGACCCGCACACAGTCTCTATCCAAGAGATTGGCCTGGGCGAGGCCCTGGGAACAGACCAAACCGCCGCCGCCTAG
- the TEF3 gene encoding translational elongation factor EF-1 alpha (COG:Q; EggNog:ENOG503NWIQ): MPPNTTDGTTHIPAKDFKNSEAADAAQAGPKQEMKVALFDEEKLLSTADKTAAKELTNLVKIEGPFALRNLGIENVIKKGLNDKKNAAGREGACLLITTLFDEGVGHEVEPFIMESLLETIVEAMGDKEKTVRQLAEDALLLIVRNMSSWAIPQVLDIFLNQMRTAGKWQVKTGCIRLLEELTQLHAAMIAAEMTKIIPVMAEVIWDTKTDVQKASRSALEKLTALVSNKDIERFIPALIQSLIHPVEEVPKTIQLLSATTFVQEVDSPTLALMTPLLSRGLSERPTATKRKVAVIIDNMSKLVDNERTVRPFLPKLLPGLIKIETTMSDPEARSVIQRAIATLRQVGNVTGDGSDAPPLLDVDLAKTTELVKKQLEENKLSGPDTLVSYISQLVTNLANAREFESIEWESTLVRYLSLLRPSDVEASRKITSSLLQLLAKSTGEVVEVFEDEEEGVDLCNCQFSLAYGAKILLNTATLRLKRGHRYGLCGRNGSGKSTLMRAIQNGQVEGFPSPDQVRTWYVEHDLDGSEGEISIIDFILSDDRLNVEREEASKTLLEMGFDEERQAGPITALSGGWKMKLALARAVLFKADILLLDEPTNHLDVINVKWITDYLNSLTETTSIIVSHDSNFLNNVCTDILHLNRFKIKRYPGNLDAFVKRVPEARAYVELASGEDYSFKLPDPPLLDGVKTKEKSLVKMKNVVYQYPNTPRPQLRGVTMQLSLSSRVAVLGPNGSGKSTLVKLVVGDTEPAEGDVWKHPNLVIGYVAQHAFHHIDQHLDKTPLEYMLWRYQTGEDLEEHMKASRQLSEEEEKAMKNGAIFEHEGVKRIIDDIVGRKKLKNSFQYEVSFKNMSSAENFWLSRDELIRRGFEKKVMQVDSREAQKAGMLRPLVRREIEKHFEDFGLEREFTSHNTMRGLSGGQKVKVVLGAATWRMPHIIVLDEPTNFLDRESLAALINAIQTFEGGVAIITHSQEFSEGTCKEIWRMQDGSLHASGHNWVEGQGSGERIDKKKTEEEETKFDALGNKIVEEKKKKKLTSSDARKAKKDRIARRKRGEEVFTDDEL; this comes from the coding sequence ATGCCACCGAACACTACTGATGGCACGACGCATATTCCCGCCAAGGACTTTAAGAACTCGGAAGCCGCAGATGCTGCTCAGGCCGGCCCCAAGCAGGAGATGAAGGTCGCGCTTTTTGACGAGGAAAAACTCCTCTCAACTGCCGACAAGACCGCTGCGAAAGAGCTTACAAACCTTGTCAAAATCGAGGGTCCTTTTGCCTTGCGCAATCTCGGTATTGAGAATGTGATCAAGAAGGGTCTCAATGACAAGAAGAATGCTGCTGGCCGTGAGGGTGCTTGTCTCCTCATCACCACGCTCTTTGATGAGGGTGTTGGCCATGAGGTCGAGCCCTTTATCATGGAGAGCCTACTTGAGACCATTGTTGAGGCAATGGGCGACAAAGAGAAGACCGTCCGCCAGTTGGCCGaggacgcgctgctcctcaTTGTCCGCAACATGTCTTCCTGGGCCATTCCTCAAGTGCTCGACATCTTTTTGAACCAGATGCGCACTGCTGGCAAGTGGCAAGTCAAGACTGGCTGCATTCGCCTCCTTGAGGAGCTAACCCAGCTTCATGCTGCTATGATTGCCGCTGAGATGACCAAGATTATCCCCGTCATGGCCGAAGTCATTTGGGACACCAAGACGGATGTGCAAAAAGCGTCACGGTCCGCACTTGAGAAGCTTACTGCGCTTGTGTCGAACAAGGATATTGAGCGCTTTATCCCTGCGCTTATCCAGTCGCTTATCCACCCCGTCGAGGAGGTCCCCAAGACTATCCAGCTCCTCTCTGCCACCACGTTTGTGCAGGAGGTCGACTCGCCCACTCTTGCGCTTATGACTCCCCTTCTCTCCCGTGGTCTTTCGGAGCGTCCGACTGCAACCAAGCGTAAGGTTGCTGTCATTATCGACAACATGTCCAAGCTTGTCGACAATGAGCGTACTGTGCGTCCCTTTTTGCCCAAGCTCTTGCCCGGTCTGATCAAGATCGAGACCACCATGTCCGACCCTGAGGCACGTAGCGTtatccagcgcgccattgcgACCCTGCGCCAGGTCGGAAATGTTACCGGCGACGGctccgacgcgccgccttTGCTTGACGTTGACCTCGCCAAGACCACCGAGCTTGTCAAGaagcagctcgaggagAACAAGCTTAGCGGCCCCGACACGCTTGTTTCCTACATTTCGCAGCTCGTCACCAACCTTGCGAATGCGCGTGAGTTTGAGTCTATCGAGTGGGAGAGCACTCTTGTGCGCTACCTGAGCCTCTTGCGCCCATCTGACGTCGAGGCTTCGCGCAAGATCACCTCTAGTTTGCTCCAGCTTCTTGCCAAGAGCACCGGTGAGGTGGTTGAGGTGTTtgaggacgaagaggagGGTGTGGATCTCTGCAACTGTCAGTTTTCCCTTGCCTACGGTGCCAAGATTTTGCTCAACACTGCGACGCTTCGTCTGAAGCGTGGCCACCGCTACGGCCTCTGTGGGCGCAACGGTTCCGGTAAGTCGACGTTGATGCGTGCCATTCAAAACGGGCAGGTCGAGGGCTTCCCCTCCCCTGACCAGGTCCGTACCTGGTACGTTGAGCACGACTTGGACGGCTCTGAAGGTGAAATCTCTATCATCGACTTTATCCTTTCCGACGACCGCCTCAATGTCGAACGCGAAGAGGCGTCCAAGACCCTTCTCGAGATGGGCTTTGACGAGGAGCGCCAGGCCGGCCCTATTACTGCCCTTTCGGGTGGCTGGAAAATGAAGCTCGCCCTTGCCCGTGCCGTCCTCTTCAAAGCGGACATTCTtctgctcgacgagccgaCGAACCACTTGGATGTAATCAATGTCAAGTGGATCACTGACTACCTGAACAGCCTCACCGAGACCACCTCGATCATTGTCTCGCACGACTCGAACTTCTTGAACAATGTCTGCACCGACATTCTCCATCTCAACCGATTCAAGATCAAGCGGTACCCCGGCAACCTCGACGCTTTTGTCAAGCGTGTGCCCGAGGCGCGTGCCTATGTCGAGCTTGCCTCTGGCGAAGACTACTCGTTCAAGCTTCCCGAcccgccgctgctggatgGTGTGAAGACCAAAGAGAAGTCGCTGGTGAAGATGAAAAATGTCGTCTACCAGTACCCCAACACCCCGCGTCCTCAGCTCCGTGGTGTCACGATGCAGCTCTCGCTCTCTTCGCGTGTCGCTGTGCTTGGCCCCAACGGCTCTGGTAAGTCCACGCTGGTCAAGCTGGTTGTCGGTGACACGGAGCCGGCAGAGGGTGACGTCTGGAAGCACCCCAATCTGGTCATTGGCTACGTTGCCCAGCACGCGTTCCACCACATTGACCAGCACCTTGACAAAACTCCCCTCGAGTACATGCTCTGGCGTTACCAGACGGGTGAGGACTTGGAGGAGCACATGAAGGCCAGCCGCCAGCTCagcgaggaggaggagaagGCGATGAAGAACGGCGCTATTTTCGAGCACGAGGGTGTCAAGCGCATCATTGACGACATTGTCGGCCGCAAGAAGCTCAAGAACTCGTTCCAGTACGAGGTCTCGTTCAAGAACATGAGCTCTGCGGAAAACTTTTGGCTTAGCCGTGACGAGCTTATTCGCCGTGGCTTTGAGAAAAAGGTCATGCAGGTCGACtcgcgcgaggcgcaaaAGGCTGGTATGCTTCGCCCACTTGTGCGTCGCGAGATTGAGAAGCACTTTGAGGACTTTGGTCTTGAGCGCGAGTTTACCTCGCACAACACCATGCGTGGTCTCTCGGGTGGTCAAAAGGTCAAGgtggtgcttggcgctgccaCATGGCGTATGCCGCACATTatcgtgctcgacgagccgaCCAACTTTTTGGACCGCGAGTcccttgccgcgctgaTCAATGCTATCCAGACGTTCGAGGGCGGTGTTGCGATTATTACCCACTCCCAGGAGTTCTCTGAGGGCACCTGCAAGGAGATCTGGAGGATGCAGGACGGTTCGCTGCACGCCTCGGGCCACAACTGGGTCGAGGGCCAGGGCTCTGGCGAGCGTATCGACAAGAAGAAGACTGAAGAGGAAGAGACCAAGttcgacgcgctcggcaacAAGATCGTCGAggagaagaagaagaagaaacTCACCTCCTCTGATGCACGCAAGGCCAAGAAGGaccgcattgcgcgccgcaagcgtgGTGAGGAGGTCTTCACCGACGACGAGTTGTAA
- the SHE9 gene encoding sensitivity to high expression protein she9 (EggNog:ENOG503NZZI; TransMembrane:2 (o173-193i302-322o); COG:S; BUSCO:EOG09264LJU), translating into MYTNAANHNNGVRNSWAKAQGSLHNWFERRKPAAMGYIDNVSRRWNQYTGYDEIIVLKDQVQLETTRLKTLQEQKNEAKDVYVRAVAQRSIAQRKINDLLSRKPTWNDTDLSEYTKLLHSEHSDAKAEEQSEQQYNTAETEMERGFDDLMRSVMRRYHEEHLWSDRIRSVSTYVSIGLGLLNVLIFIVALLFVEPYKRKKLAKTLEKRLVAGEETMHKEMHDALSDIDAHLGHLKDVLEGTPRRSKGTRALGETLPPPHKHNFPSISLGTWGTELMALFYTLRSYTTHFVQQIGLFSRSEQVNMTATATGLVVGGLFSWWIAVLLL; encoded by the exons ATGTACACGAATGCAGCTAATCATAACAATGGCGTGCGCAACTCGTGGGCCAAGGCACAAGGCAGTTTGCATAACTGGttcgagcgccgcaaaccCGCAGCGATGGGGTACATTGACAACgtgtcgcgccgctggaacCAGTATACTGGCTACGATGAGATCATTGTTTTGAAAGACCAAGTGCAGCTTGAAA cgacgcggctCAAGACGCTGCAGGAGCAGAAGAACGAAGCGAAAGATGTGTATGTACGCGCAGTTGCACAGCGCTCCATCGCCCAACGCAAGATCAACGACCTGCTGTCTCGCAAACCAACATGGAACGACACTGATCTGTCCGAGTATACCAAACTATTGCACTCGGAGCACAGCGATGCCAAGGCCGAGGAGCAGAGCGAGCAGCAGTACAACACCGCCGAGACGGAGATGGAGCGTGGTTTTGACGATCTCATGCGCAGTGTGATGCGCAGGTACCACGAGGAGCATCTATGGAGCGATCGTATTCGCAGCGTGAGCACCTATGTGAGCATCGGTCTCGGTCTGCTGAACGTGTTGATTTTTATTGTCGCACTGCTCTTTGTCGAGCCGTacaagcgcaaaaagtTGGCCAAGACGCTTGAGAAGCGCCTCGTTGCAGGAGAGGAGACGATGCACAAAGAGatgcacgatgcgctcaGCGACATCGATGCACATCTCGGGCACCTGAAGGACGTGCTCGAAGGCACTCCTCGGCGTAGCAaaggcacgcgcgcgcttggagaAACACTGCCGCCGCCCCACAAACACAATTTCCCCTCCATCTCGTTAGGTACATGGGGCACCGAGCTCATGGCCCTGTTTTATACCCTCCGCTCGTATACAACGCATTTCGTGCAGCAAATTGGTCTTTTTTCGCGGAGCGAGCAGGTCAACATGACAGCGACAGCGACGGGCCTTGTTGTCGGTGGGCTTTTCTCCTGGTGGATCGCCGTGCTGCTCTTGTAG
- a CDS encoding uncharacterized protein (EggNog:ENOG503P8TK; COG:S) produces MSQAIPLTNSSQVASRANQEVRIIGKVQKVSGGVLLLEASDHGTVEIKLQMDEAPTTDYVEVIGRVARTGDSVTQHALLPLGNNLDLSLVEQLVKLTPQFPTLFAEQ; encoded by the exons ATGTCGCAGGCAATTCCGCTGACAAACTCGTCGCAagtcgcgtcgcgcgcgaacCAGGAGGTGCGCATCATCGGAAAAGTGCAAAAG GTGTCGGGTGGCGTTCTTCTTTTGGAGGCGTCGGATCATGGTACAGTGGAAATCAAACTGCAGATG GATGAGGCGCCTACGACCGACTATGTCGAGGTCATTGGCCGCGTTGCACGCACGGGCGATTCTGTCACACAACACGCGCTTTTACCCCTAGGAAACAACCTCG ACTTGTCCCTTGTAGAGCAGTTGGTGAAACTCACGCCGCAATTTCCCACTTTGTTCGCGGAGCAGTAA